From a region of the Flavobacterium sediminilitoris genome:
- a CDS encoding M28 family peptidase — translation MKKITFLLLLCNLAIYGQSEDEVMLKNIYESTLTNSKCYDWLDYLSNTIGSRLSGSKSADEAVNYTKLELEKLGLDRVYLQEVIVPKWVRGEKERAYIENKGKKINVPICALGSSIATPKKGLKASVIEVRGIEEMNELGSEKVKGKIVFFNRPMTPIHIETFKAYGGCVDQRSSGAREAAKLGAVGVIVRSMTLRIDDYPHTGNTNYGDLPKDMYIPAAAISTNGANLLSDLLKENQNLQFYFKQSCETHEDVLSYNVVGEIKGSVNPDKIMVVGGHLDSWDLGDGSHDDGAGCVQSMEALFTFKKLGYKPKNTIRVVLFMNEENGNRGGLKYEELSNKNNENHIFALESDAGGFTPRGFSIDANEADFEKITKWKYLFEPYLVHRFVIGHAGVDIGPLKSKHIIKAGLKPDSQRYFDHHHAATDTFDAINKRELELGAATMTSLLYLVDKYGID, via the coding sequence ATGAAGAAGATAACCTTTTTATTATTGCTTTGTAATTTAGCAATATACGGACAATCTGAAGATGAAGTAATGTTGAAAAATATTTACGAATCAACTTTAACAAACTCTAAGTGTTATGATTGGTTAGATTATTTATCAAATACCATTGGTTCAAGGTTATCAGGTTCAAAATCTGCTGATGAAGCTGTAAACTATACAAAATTAGAATTAGAAAAATTAGGATTAGATCGTGTTTATCTACAAGAAGTTATAGTTCCTAAATGGGTTAGAGGAGAAAAAGAACGAGCTTATATAGAAAATAAAGGTAAAAAAATAAATGTTCCTATTTGTGCATTAGGAAGTTCTATAGCAACACCAAAAAAAGGATTAAAAGCTTCGGTTATAGAGGTAAGAGGTATTGAAGAAATGAATGAACTAGGTTCTGAAAAAGTGAAAGGGAAAATAGTGTTTTTTAATAGACCTATGACACCTATTCATATTGAAACTTTTAAAGCTTATGGTGGATGTGTAGATCAACGTTCTTCTGGAGCAAGGGAAGCAGCAAAGTTAGGAGCTGTAGGCGTTATTGTAAGATCCATGACTTTGCGTATAGATGATTATCCGCATACAGGAAATACAAATTATGGAGATTTGCCTAAAGATATGTATATTCCGGCAGCAGCAATAAGTACAAATGGAGCTAATTTATTAAGTGATTTATTAAAAGAAAACCAAAACCTACAGTTTTATTTTAAACAATCTTGTGAAACTCACGAAGACGTATTGTCTTATAATGTGGTTGGAGAAATAAAAGGATCTGTAAATCCAGATAAAATAATGGTTGTAGGAGGACATTTAGATTCTTGGGATTTAGGAGACGGATCTCATGATGATGGTGCTGGTTGTGTGCAAAGTATGGAAGCTTTATTCACTTTTAAAAAATTAGGATATAAACCAAAGAATACAATTCGTGTGGTGTTGTTTATGAATGAAGAAAATGGAAATAGAGGAGGACTTAAATATGAAGAATTATCGAATAAGAACAATGAAAACCATATTTTTGCATTAGAAAGTGATGCAGGAGGATTTACTCCTAGAGGATTTTCAATTGATGCAAATGAAGCCGATTTTGAAAAAATAACGAAATGGAAATATTTATTTGAACCTTATTTGGTACACCGTTTTGTTATAGGTCATGCAGGAGTTGATATTGGGCCTTTAAAATCAAAACATATCATTAAGGCAGGATTAAAACCTGATTCACAACGTTATTTTGATCATCATCATGCTGCTACAGATACTTTTGATGCTATTAATAAAAGAGAATTAGAACTAGGAGCTGCTACAATGACTTCATTGCTTTACTTGGTAGATAAATATGGTATTGATTAA
- a CDS encoding YeeE/YedE family protein, giving the protein MEFLYGTWHWAISGFLIGLMMLVLIYFGKSFGMSSNLRTLCTIAGAGKHSDFFKFDWREQKWNLAVVLGAILGGFVAYHFLSNGTGVELNPKTIEQLVTMNIDAPNGKLVPDAIFGMDILQTPKGFLILLLGGILIGFGTRYAGGCTSGHAISGLSNLQLPSLIAVIGFFIGGLVMAHIILPLIF; this is encoded by the coding sequence ATGGAATTTTTATATGGAACATGGCATTGGGCAATCTCTGGTTTTTTAATCGGATTAATGATGCTTGTATTAATTTATTTTGGAAAATCATTTGGGATGTCATCTAATTTGCGAACCTTATGTACAATAGCAGGAGCAGGTAAACATTCTGATTTTTTTAAATTTGATTGGCGCGAACAAAAATGGAATTTAGCAGTAGTTCTTGGTGCTATTCTAGGAGGATTTGTTGCGTATCATTTTTTAAGTAATGGAACAGGAGTGGAATTAAATCCAAAAACAATTGAACAATTAGTAACAATGAATATTGATGCTCCAAATGGGAAGTTAGTTCCTGACGCTATTTTTGGAATGGACATTTTACAAACACCAAAAGGATTTTTAATACTTCTATTAGGTGGAATTTTAATAGGATTTGGGACACGTTATGCAGGAGGTTGTACATCAGGTCATGCTATTTCAGGGTTAAGTAATTTGCAATTACCATCGTTAATTGCGGTAATAGGCTTTTTTATAGGAGGATTAGTTATGGCACATATTATTTTACCTTTAATTTTTTAA
- a CDS encoding winged helix-turn-helix domain-containing protein encodes MKNIIQNINKAFDHRIRLGIMSVLMVNENADFSTLKELLGVTDGNLASHAKALENENYITVEKQFIGRKPNTKYIATKEGKKAFQEHIEALEKLISNS; translated from the coding sequence GTGAAAAACATCATTCAAAATATTAATAAAGCCTTTGATCACCGAATTCGTTTAGGAATCATGTCGGTTTTAATGGTAAATGAAAACGCTGATTTTTCAACTTTAAAAGAATTATTAGGCGTAACCGATGGTAATTTAGCGAGTCATGCTAAAGCATTAGAAAATGAAAACTATATTACAGTTGAAAAACAATTTATTGGTAGAAAACCAAACACAAAATATATTGCCACAAAAGAAGGAAAAAAAGCTTTTCAAGAGCATATTGAAGCACTTGAAAAATTAATATCAAACAGTTAA
- the kdsA gene encoding 3-deoxy-8-phosphooctulonate synthase, protein MNLENIPQIKHTKSGNFFLLAGPCAIEGEEMAMRIAEKIVTITDQLEIPYVFKGSFKKANRSRIDSFTGIGDEKALKILEKVSKEFGVPTVTDIHTNEDAAMAAEYVDILQIPAFLVRQTDLVMAAAATGKTVNLKKGQFMSPESMKHAVQKVLDCKNENVMVTDRGTMFGYQDMIVDFRGIPTMKQYASTVLDVTHSLQQPNQTIGVTGGRPDMIETIAKAGIAVGVDGIFIETHFDPANAKSDGANMLHLDYFESLMKKLVAIRQTINQF, encoded by the coding sequence ATGAATTTAGAAAATATTCCTCAAATAAAACATACAAAAAGTGGTAATTTTTTCCTTTTAGCCGGTCCTTGCGCCATAGAAGGTGAAGAAATGGCTATGCGAATCGCAGAAAAAATTGTTACAATAACAGACCAATTAGAAATTCCATACGTATTTAAAGGTTCTTTTAAGAAAGCTAATCGTTCTCGAATTGATAGTTTTACAGGTATTGGAGACGAGAAAGCGTTAAAAATATTAGAAAAAGTTTCAAAAGAGTTTGGTGTTCCAACGGTAACAGACATTCATACTAATGAAGATGCAGCAATGGCAGCAGAATATGTAGATATCTTACAGATTCCTGCTTTTTTAGTACGTCAAACTGATTTAGTTATGGCAGCGGCTGCAACTGGCAAAACTGTAAACTTAAAGAAAGGACAATTTATGAGTCCTGAAAGCATGAAACATGCAGTACAAAAAGTTTTAGATTGCAAAAATGAAAATGTAATGGTAACCGATAGAGGAACTATGTTTGGCTATCAAGACATGATTGTGGATTTTAGAGGGATTCCTACTATGAAACAATATGCTTCTACTGTATTAGATGTTACTCATTCATTACAACAGCCTAATCAAACTATTGGAGTTACAGGTGGTCGACCAGATATGATAGAAACTATTGCAAAAGCAGGAATTGCTGTTGGTGTTGATGGTATTTTTATTGAAACTCATTTTGATCCAGCAAATGCTAAAAGTGATGGTGCAAATATGCTACATTTAGACTACTTTGAAAGCTTAATGAAAAAACTTGTTGCCATTAGACAAACTATTAACCAATTTTAA
- a CDS encoding DUF4199 domain-containing protein gives MKKFEIEIKWTIIYSLVYIIWMYIEKLLGWHNESILYQPVYNLLFTPVSVFLFTLALIDKKRNYYKNEIDWKQGSISGIILSVLITVLNPAVLYITHNFISPDFFDNAINASISDTFTLEKAKAHFNINTAISNSVFEKLSFGVVISATISYFIRTKKN, from the coding sequence ATGAAAAAGTTTGAAATCGAAATTAAATGGACTATTATTTATAGTTTAGTATATATAATTTGGATGTATATTGAAAAACTATTAGGTTGGCATAATGAAAGTATTCTTTATCAACCTGTTTACAATCTATTATTTACACCTGTTAGCGTATTCTTATTTACATTGGCACTAATTGATAAAAAAAGAAATTATTATAAAAATGAAATTGATTGGAAACAAGGAAGTATTTCTGGAATTATTCTTTCTGTTTTAATTACAGTTTTAAATCCTGCCGTTTTATATATAACACATAATTTTATTTCTCCTGATTTTTTTGATAATGCAATTAATGCTTCCATTTCAGATACTTTTACTTTAGAAAAAGCAAAAGCACATTTTAATATAAACACTGCTATTTCAAACAGTGTCTTTGAAAAATTATCTTTTGGAGTTGTCATTTCTGCTACTATTAGCTATTTTATTAGAACTAAAAAAAATTAA
- a CDS encoding DUF1801 domain-containing protein: protein MKPAEAYIFKQPDLYKEILFHIIAVIEQELPEIELFFKWGIPYFYYNKKPFCYLAPNHKRKFVDVGFAKGFQLKENQEFLVDENRNTVKSLRYFKLEEIDNTILISVLKEAKLLYV from the coding sequence ATGAAACCAGCAGAAGCTTATATATTTAAACAACCTGATTTATATAAAGAAATTTTATTTCACATTATTGCAGTAATAGAACAAGAACTACCAGAGATAGAATTATTTTTCAAATGGGGAATTCCTTATTTCTATTATAACAAGAAACCATTTTGTTATTTAGCGCCAAATCATAAAAGAAAATTTGTAGATGTAGGTTTTGCTAAAGGATTCCAATTAAAAGAAAATCAAGAATTTTTAGTTGATGAAAATAGAAACACAGTAAAATCATTACGGTATTTTAAATTAGAAGAAATTGATAATACTATTTTAATATCAGTGTTAAAAGAAGCTAAATTACTTTATGTTTAA
- a CDS encoding YiiX family permuted papain-like enzyme → MKTLKKITFILIGFFIIGAIISLKKLSNEVETAFEIINKKSQNTYINGDIIFQTSESEQCEAVKIATNSKFSHCGIIFIENGKTYVYEAVQPVKMTLLNEWINNGKNNRYVVKRLENADKILTESILKKMKSYGKTLNDKDYDLYFEWSDEKIYCSELVWKIYKEGANIELCKTKKLSDFNLKHPVVQTILKQRYGTKIPYNEIVIAPSQLYDSNLLITVFDNY, encoded by the coding sequence ATGAAAACATTAAAAAAAATAACTTTTATACTTATTGGTTTCTTTATAATTGGTGCTATAATTAGTCTAAAAAAATTATCTAATGAAGTTGAAACTGCTTTTGAGATAATAAACAAAAAGAGTCAGAATACTTATATAAATGGAGATATTATTTTTCAAACGTCAGAATCTGAACAATGTGAAGCTGTAAAAATAGCGACTAATTCAAAATTTTCTCATTGCGGAATTATTTTTATTGAAAATGGGAAAACATACGTTTATGAAGCTGTTCAACCTGTTAAAATGACTCTTTTGAATGAATGGATTAACAATGGAAAAAACAATAGATATGTAGTAAAACGATTAGAAAATGCTGATAAAATACTTACCGAATCTATTTTAAAAAAAATGAAATCATACGGAAAAACATTAAATGATAAAGATTATGATTTGTATTTTGAATGGTCAGATGAAAAGATATATTGTTCAGAATTAGTTTGGAAAATATATAAAGAAGGAGCAAATATTGAATTGTGTAAAACTAAAAAACTAAGTGATTTTAATTTAAAACACCCAGTAGTACAAACTATTCTGAAACAGCGTTATGGAACAAAAATACCTTATAATGAAATTGTTATTGCTCCATCTCAATTATATGATTCTAATTTATTAATAACAGTATTTGATAATTACTAA
- a CDS encoding 2-dehydro-3-deoxyphosphooctonate aldolase has protein sequence MRIFLIFTLTILFSSCISTKSTIKNVDNTAIKPKISNGAFEITEYALDSQYGYDADYPINIGPLSDRLEELNIKYYFNRLEGPNGEKINYSKTDTCCPFPTDTNNIGAGTLSIYEVQFEGSDKKVILYFNIYEKGKIVCPKGFTIKQKQ, from the coding sequence ATGAGAATCTTTTTAATCTTTACATTAACCATTCTTTTCTCGTCGTGCATTAGTACTAAATCTACGATTAAAAATGTTGATAATACAGCTATAAAACCAAAAATATCTAATGGTGCTTTTGAAATTACTGAATATGCTTTAGACTCTCAATATGGCTATGACGCAGATTATCCTATTAATATTGGCCCTCTTTCTGACAGACTTGAAGAGCTAAATATAAAATATTATTTTAATAGACTTGAAGGACCGAATGGGGAAAAAATAAATTATTCAAAAACAGATACATGTTGTCCATTTCCTACTGACACAAACAATATAGGAGCTGGAACATTATCTATATACGAAGTTCAATTTGAAGGAAGTGATAAAAAAGTAATACTTTATTTTAATATATATGAAAAAGGTAAAATAGTATGTCCTAAAGGCTTTACTATTAAACAAAAACAGTAA
- a CDS encoding SanA/YdcF family protein — MKYLITIKKYKKSLLSLFVLLLIVISISNYTIQKNAKNKTYSTINSIQKNKVGLVLGTSKYLKSGALNLYFKYRIDATVELYKNNKIDFILISGDNGNEKYDEPTDFKNELISEGVPANKIFLDYAGFRTLDSILRAKLIFGLDQFTIISQQFHNERALYLANKNGINAIAYNAKDVSKRYGIKVKIREYFARTKVFLDILFKVKPKFLGPKIEIK; from the coding sequence ATGAAATACCTCATCACCATTAAAAAATACAAAAAATCTCTTTTATCACTATTTGTTCTGTTATTAATTGTAATTAGTATTTCCAATTACACTATTCAAAAGAATGCAAAAAATAAAACGTATTCAACTATTAATTCAATACAAAAAAACAAAGTTGGATTAGTACTAGGAACAAGTAAATATTTAAAAAGTGGTGCTTTAAATTTATATTTTAAATATCGAATTGATGCTACTGTTGAATTATACAAAAACAATAAAATTGATTTTATATTAATTAGTGGAGATAATGGAAATGAAAAATATGATGAACCAACTGATTTTAAGAATGAATTAATAAGCGAAGGAGTTCCTGCTAATAAGATATTTTTAGATTATGCCGGTTTTAGAACCTTAGATTCGATATTAAGAGCAAAACTTATTTTTGGATTAGATCAATTTACTATAATTTCGCAGCAATTTCATAATGAGAGAGCACTTTATTTGGCTAACAAAAACGGAATTAATGCAATTGCTTATAATGCAAAAGATGTCTCGAAACGATATGGAATAAAAGTAAAAATTAGAGAATATTTTGCTCGAACTAAAGTATTTCTTGATATACTTTTTAAAGTAAAACCAAAATTTCTTGGTCCAAAAATTGAAATAAAATAA